In Cicer arietinum cultivar CDC Frontier isolate Library 1 chromosome 7, Cicar.CDCFrontier_v2.0, whole genome shotgun sequence, the genomic window catgtaccataggcaatagtcaatttcaaaatgctatgttagatttaagAGCTTCCAtcaatgttatgcctacatctatttttaactctcttgctcttggacctttatagagtacatgtgttaccattcaattggcgaacaggAGCAATGCTCATCCCaacttcaacatgcgggtcgttttctcggcttcaggtgCAAGTCATTTTCCCGGATTCAACATGCatgtcattttctcggcttcgggtgcgagtcgttttcccggcttcaacacgtaggtcgttttctcggcttcgagtgcgagtcgtttttccggtttcaacatgtgggtcgttttctcggctttaaatttatcaaatgtcatgaatgaatgaattaatgaatgaatatgttgtttttattaatatttttattagacaCGACCATTCAAGTCATGAATGAGAAAAAACacttacacttttttttttgaacttgatctcttttttatcctcttctattttttccttttctttcgttctttctctgtttttttttttttttgaagaattaatattgtaaTCTTAAGTTGGATCTCATGTTGTCATATGCCTTGTACTATAAACAACCTATATTATATCTGATTTCATTATATCGAGTTAtggtatatgttttattttccaTTACATGATAATCATAAGATGCATTCAGGAAAGAgaattaaatgaaaaaggtgataacagtatatatcaatatattgaaagaaaaaaagaatatacataagataaaacCAAAGAAATGGGTGGAAGATCCGACTTGGTTACTAGTAATTCAATGGTAGGTTGTACTAACTTCTCATGCCATAATCCGATCCATATTGTTGATCTTGTCTTTTCgagtatatattatttgttcttgtttttgttgttgtttttcttcttctctcatGTCACCTTTTtgggttttcaacctagcgggtattcattatttaagcataatatttttttatggcGTTTGAGTTTACAGGAAGAGCTAAATCTTTTCCATCCATATTCGTAAGGATCAAAGCTCCACCTGAGAAAGCTTTCTTCATGGCGTATGGGCCCTCATAGTTAGGAGTCCATTTCCAACGATAATCCTTTTGAATGAGTAAGATCTTTTTCAGCACCAGGTCTCCTTCCCAGAATTTTCGAGGACGTATTTCTTTCTAATACGCTTTTTTCAgtcttttataatataattgcCCATGGCATAAGATCGCCAacctttttcttcaattaaattcaattgatcgaAACATGTTTGTACCCATTCCGAATCCTCTAGTTTAGCTTCCAGTGATACTCTTAGAGAGGGGATTTCTACTTCAATAGGTAGCACATCCTCCATCCCATATACTAAGGAAAAAAGGGTTCCCCCAGTTGAAGTGCGTATCGAAGTGCGATACCCGTGTAGTGAAAACGGAAACATCTCATGCCAATCTTTGTATGTTATAGCCATtttctgaataatttttttgatgtttttatttgctGCTTCAATTGCACCACTCATTTTTGGTCTATACGGGGACGAGTTGtggtgttgaattttaaagGTGACACACACTTCatccatcattttgttatttagattTGTGGCATTGTCAGTAATGATCTTGCTTGGTAGACCATAACGACATATTAATTCCCTTTTTATGAATTTGACTATCCCATTTTTGGTTACATTGGCGTATGAAGTGGCCTCTACCAATTTGGCAAAGTAATCAATTGCCACCAAGATGAAGCGATGTTCATTTGATGCTTTCGGTTCGATCATTCCGATGATGTCTATGCCCCACATTGAGAACGGCCAGGATGCTGAAAAGGTGTTCAGGGGCACTGGTGGGGCGTGGATATTATCAGCGTATATTTGACacttatgacatttttttacataattaaaaacaatCTTTTTCTAGGGTGAGCCAATAATACCCGGCCCGAAGAATCTTTCTAGACATGGCTTGTCCATTCATATGGATCCCATAAGAACCACCGTGGATATCTTGTAGAATTTCTTTCGCCTCATTGACATCAACACATTTGAGGAGTACCATATCGTGATTCctcttatacaaaatattttcgttCACAAAAACGCTCGCGGTTAACCGTATCAGAGTTCTTTTCTCATTCTCCGATATTCCAGGAGGATATTCTCTATTTATAAGATAATGTTTGATGTCATGATACCCTAGTTTTCCGTTGGTTTCTTCTTCCATTACGTGATAGTAGGCATGATGATCTCGACTCTCCATTTAAATTGATGGGATTTCATCGTTTCAATTTATTTGGAACATAGATGATAAAGTAGCCAAAGCATTAGCCAATTGATTGTCTTCTCGAGGGACATGGTGAAacgtgattttgtcaaattctaAAGACAATTCTTTTATGTAGGTAAAATAAGGTATTAACTTCTTATCTCGAGTTTCCCATTCTTGGTTAAGCTGATTGATGACTAGGGCTGAATCTCCATATACTTCTAAACTTTCGCTTTTGATTCCAAAGCCACCAAAATTCCCATGACACAAGCTTCATATTCTGCCATATTATTGGTAAATCAAAACACAAGCGCGCTATGATAGGTATGAACTTCTTTTTTGGGAGATATTAAAACAACCATAATCCCATGCCTCATTATGTTTGAGGCCATGTCGAACAACAAGGTCCATTTTCCATCATCACATTCTTCAGACAAAACCATGATGCTTTCGTTTAggaattaatttttgtttgaccGAAGAAATATCGGGTTTTAAGGGCAATTTATGCTCCACTATGCTAGTATCCAATCCATGCATATCCTAATATGACCAGGCAAAAACATCTTTGTATGCATGTAGGAGTTGTATTAGTTTGTGATATACTTCTTTCTTTAAGATGGTGCCAACCTTAATTTCTCTCTTTCCTTCTTCTGTCCCTAGATTAACAATTTCTATCGGTTCCTCAAAGGGCATGATAACCTTGGCTTCCTATTCTACCGCTCTTAACAAATCTAGAGGGGGTTAATAATCTTGTTCATCTTTTTCTGTCTGACTAATAAGATGGTTAAGAATATGCAGGGAGATCTTAGTACAGTCGTCTGTGAATGAACTATTCCCAAATCTATAGAATTCAAGGCTAGGATaaggagaaagaaagaaaaaaaaaaggcgaatgaatattaaaatatgagagTGGTAAGAAAGaacaataagaaaacaaaatgagaatgcATTTATTGAAATTCAAAGTATTGGGAAAACAACATTGTGTCCATCCTAAATATAATGAAGCATCTTAAGGTCTTAGTAACAGTAATAATGCTTTTAGAATTACATGGAAATTGCATTAAATATTATAGGTGACTTGACTATTTTCCAATTCTTGATTTGTGCTCCTACACCACATAGACGAATCCAATTAGCCTCTCCATCAAACATGTCATCTTCAACTACCGCAATATGGATCTCACTTGTTAGTCTTGCACTTTGGAAACTCTGTCGGATGTCACAGATGGGAATCCTTTCGATTCTTGGTTCTCGATTTTCAATTCGAgctaatcttttttcttttttctctttgacTAATCTCTGTTTGTCAGCCCTGGTGGGTTTGTAGCCTAAACCCCACTTATCTCTATTCTCAGGAAGTTCCACCGGTTCTTTGAGCTCTTCTTCATCCTTCCCCAACCCGTGCCATGGATGGTGTCCCCTACTCAACATGAACTTAGCCACCATAATAGCAGTGTTTGACATATGTGGTTCTATAGGTGTCATCTCGACATAAGCGGTGTCCGcgatttctagtgtttggaagGCAGTTTCTAGAAGGAAGTGGTaagttacctgtgattatttcagccaaacttgaagatgaacaggaaGAGAAGCTGTTGCAGATTTTTAGAAAACACAGGAAGGCAATCGGATGGACGTTGGCTGATGGGGTAAAATCGGTTTTCGCCAATGTGTATGCATAGAATGCACCTGGGGGatggggtaaaatcagtcaggcagccccaaaggcgacttaacccgTTATTCTGGACGTTGTAAAAAAGAAAGTGACAAAGCTCTTGCAAGCAagcattatataccccatctctaatagtcaatgggtgagtccgATGtaggtagtccctaagaaaactggactcacagtggttaaaaatgaaaataatgaacttatccccacacgaggGCAAAAAAGTCGAAGGGTATGCATCAATTATAGGAGACTAAACCAGACAACTTGAAAGGAtaattttcctttaccattcactAATCAGATGCTTGAAtggttggctggtaagtcatattattgttttcttgatggtttttctagttattttcagatccatattgctccagaggaccaagaaaagaccacATGCACTTGCCTGGCCTTACGACACATTTTTCTAtaggaggatgccctttggcctatgcaatgctcctggcagtttccaacgctgcatgattagtacTTTCTCTgtcttgatagaaaattgtattgatgttttcatggatgattgtactgtgtatggttcctcatttgatgcatgcttgaaaaATTTAGATAgtgttttgcatagatgtattgaaactaaccttgtgttgaattatgaaaaatgtcattttatggttgaacaatgCATAATTTTGGGACACGTGATcctaaaaatgggatagaagtggatcctgccaaaatagatgtgatttctaatttgtctTACCCATCCTGCATCTGCAAGATTCGTTattttcttggccatgcaggtttttacaggcgctttatcaaggatttcagcaagatagttcttccgctgtcaaatttgctgcaaaaagatgtcagtttcacaTTCGATGACAAATacaagaaggcgtttgatttcttaaaggcaacaCTGACCTCAACTCtcataattcagccacccaattggaccctcccttttgaaattatgtgtgatgtaTGTTGTGGaagcagtccttgcacaaagggttggtaaggctgTCCAGGTTATATATCATGCTTCaaggactttagattctgcataggctaattatactaccactaaaaaggaacttttagctattgtttttgaacttgataagtttagatcatatttgttatgttcgaaggtagttgtttttactgaccatgcaactttgaagttcttgcttAAGAAACCAAAAGtaaaaccgagattgatccggtggatattgttactccaagaatttgatttagagattaaagacaAGATTGGAGCTAAAAATTTGGTGGTAGATCATTTgagcagaatagaaatggatgaggaccccatccccattcaagatgacttccctgatgagcaactgctacagttgtgtgaggtaactccttggtgtgctgatttagttaattatctagttgctggAGTCTTTCATGCAGATGCATCcagaacacaaatacacaaactttaaagtgattccaaatactatgtgtgggacGATCCATATCTGTGAAAATTatgtagtgaccaggtgattatgcgatgtgtttcccaccacgaggctcaatccattcttcatttttgtcatgcctctcaagtTGGGGGACATTTGTGTCCTCAACGAACaccaagaaaagtcttagactcaggtttcttttggcccactttgtttaaagatgcttttgagacttacaaaacttgtgagcaatgccaaatagcaggaacaacaatcactcgtaggagtgagatgcctcaacaacatatgcttttctgtgaagtatttgatgtgtgggacattgactttatgggcctTTTTCTAGTATATTTtggttttgtctatattttactagatgttgattatgttttgaagtgggtggaagcaatacccattaggactaatgattctacaAGTTtttgcaggttttatcagatcaagTATTTattgcaggtttggaatacctcgggccatcataagtgatcaaggcactcatttttagAACCAcaccatggacgctttgcttcagaagtatggggttgtgcacaaagtttctacaccttatcatcctcagactaatgggcaagctgaaatCTCAAACAGAGAAACcaaacagatcttagaaaagatggtgcagccaaataggaaagactggagccaccgacttgaaaaagctctttgggctcatagaacaacctacaaaacaccaatagggatgtccctttaccgacttgtgtttggtaaggcatgtcACCTCCTAGGGGAAATAAAGCACCATGCTTATTAGGCGGTCAAGAgatgtaaccttgagatggagaaagcaggtttggagagaaagcttcaattgcaataACTTGAAGAGCTTACACTTGAAGCTTTTGAGAACTCTCGGATCTATAAGGAAGGAATTTCTAGGaaggaattttccattggccaaaaacctattaggcctgacaggccggcctatatatattttatatgtattccattctctattttttcttcttctaatttccattgcactcactccaacaaacatgtatgaaaacaacatatttttttataaaaaNNNNNNNNNNNNNNNNNNNNNNNNNNNNNNNNNNNNNNNNNNNNNNNNNNNNNNNNNNNNNNNNNNNNNNNNNNNNNNNNNNNNNNNNNNNNNNNNNNNNNNNNNNNNNNNNNNNNNNNNNNNNNNNNNNNNNNNNNNNNNNNNNNNNNNNNNNNNNNNNNNNNNNNNNNNNNNNNNNNNNNNNNNNNNNNNNNNNNNNNNNNNNNNNNNNNNNNNNNNNNNNNNNNNNNNNNNNNNNNNNNNNNNNNNNNNNNNNNNNNNNNNNNNNNNNNNNNNNNNNNNNNNNNNNNNNNNNNNNNNNNNNNNNNNNNNNNNNNNNNNNNNNNNNtatatatatatatatatatattattactaaatatgatgttgcacgagaggatttgtttgagaggtaataatctgagtttgtttgagaccatttgtttgagagataataatgggtgcgtttgttttaataaaaaatttattcttttaaaccaaaaatcattttttagggtttaaagggtgtttgtttcatatttttttttttaaattattttgttagaaaaattatttttaatgtgaataaggcttttaaataggcttacaggtcaggccatgataggccgtaggccaggctcaggccgaaaaaagcctatcataggccgtaggccaggcttaggcctcaaaaattcatcgtaggccaggctcaggcctttcaaagcctggcctggcatgacctattcccacccctagttGTAAATGTttagagtttgtttggactagcatgattggatagtatcttTTCCTTCTtcgtaaaataaattggattaaaatgctaaattgtgtatcatttgtgacaggtcattaacctttgtgagattttttaggcttattatgaatggaatacatttttccatcttttgtTTTCTTGTATGTTATCTCACTCATCATTGCTAGTTACACCaaaacttgacttgactcttgtccgcatgcatatattgaaatgatctaggcatttgtttcttgattAAGGTACTACCCAAATAAGcataccctacaattatccatttgtttaagcccctttgagcctaattatccATTTCTTTGTTATGTAGCTCATTAtaagcctaaaagtgaaaaacaataaattgaTCCAATCTAGGGGAGATAAAGGAGtctttccttaaataagtgtaggggtgctcaacttgtttgtttaaatttgagggttatgaaAAATAAAGACATAGAAAAAAACAATGAGcaaaaatggttgtgttgtgaaCAAAGAGaatgtgaaaataaaagtcaacgatgttttgttgagttacttctcaatgttgtttttctctcttaatcattagtcatttatcctctttgattttcagccctagtctacttaggattatctcacccttaccttggcctcgttacaacctgaataaagaccttttgatcattatatgcatgtgttttaaatatagattatagaggtttgtcaagcctatggtagtgctagctttcatgatgtgctttgagtgtaaacagtagcccaaacactttgagtgtaaaTAGTAGcctaaacactttgagagaattttatatcttgggatgactctatcacttatgatgcattctttagttaacttgtccttTTGTTTGCCTTAATCTAGAAAAAAGGTGCACTAGAAAtattcatgattgccttaagctaaaaatattttttttctctctcaccactttgcattcataagaatatttggaatctcatgcattgctttgcttggagtgcaaaagtttaagtgtgggggaatttgatcatagcatttgggcacatgtttctagctttttagtttggtattttaaaagctctttatagcttagaataatatatttagcttgtttctaaactttgggtcaaatttgaattataattttattatttgcattttgacccATGCttgctctgtaggtcataacttgagctctggatattgGATTGACGCACACGAGCagacgttggaaagctaaaaattagagctacaacttttgttttataataaaagccTAACGCCAAACTTTACTGGGCTTAAATTACaaatttcgtaatctggacttttgtaataattttaaatagcgggtcacttgtgtttcaaaccctaaaccctacaccccaatatcgagtactatatattggcagttttgtttcttttctatggatgaaatattaggattcaaatttgtacaagaaataaacagtttttatttaaatttcatggaatgttaattttataagattaaccAACGAGTTCatagtttcatcaacaccttgagattcaggttacactgtcaattttgattcatgattatattcttgtttatttaattatattgatattctgattgcttaaattaaatttcaataggattgattacatttatttgacaaaatttggtttcagtttcaaatttaattgaattataattttgcgacgattgatcgttaattgtaatattttgatgattgtgatgcttaatccaatcaaagaaactgAATTCACAttggattgattacgcttgtttgatcaattctatagtcaaataagaatagaatcacgaattagaaattaaactcattgatagaatctgtgataggtctgaaactcgaataagtggaatAATCGTTTTCCTCATCTGTtaattcaaaaatctaaaaaaaaacccctttttaatttcaactttcaattcgattattattattattattattattattattattattattattattgttattattattattattattattattattattattattattattatgattattattattattattattattattattattatatcagaagtccttgcaaaACAATTCGATTTATTACCTCTACTTACACTTTATCAATCGTATTTGACCTGTGTTCGACAGCGGATCAGATACGATTATCAAAGTATGTCTGATAGACCTTCACACACAAAGTAGATTTAAGGTGTTTATCAGAGGATGCCCAAGAATTGTGTGTTCTTCAAAGCATATACTATCATCAGAGCATTGTCTTCTATCAGAGTATTGAATTTCATTAGAGCATACATTGTTGACCAGAGTCAGACGATTAGATGCTTGATGTGATTATCAAAAGAAGACAATCAGATGCTTGTTGTAGTCATGAGATGCATATTAACTAAAGCATTACTTGTATTTCCCATACGCACCAAAGGCGCGTCTTAGGACGCTGTCACCAAACTTAGCAAAAATACTTAGAAGCGAAGTCTTAGTGTTTCTTCATTTTAGTTCAATCATCAAAGGATATAATGTAggattataaaaaattatcctGATCTTGAAACTGCACACTTAATCAGAACATTAGTGTTTTAATCTCTccccaaaaaataattttgttatcatcaaaataagtaaGGGTCATAATTCttcaaatcaacttggttctaaTAGAATTCACGTCGTTACAAATTATAAACTCTTGAAAATCTCTTGTATTAGCTCTAAGTGctgagaaacataaaaaaatctTCTGAGATTAATATGTGTTAACACCCTTGTGTAAGAATTCTTTCCAAACCCAATCTAAACATTTTGTAACTTGGCATAGCAGTGGTTGCAGTCCTCAAAAACTTGACCATACCAAgttagaaggttgagaagacttgaacacATTCATATTGACCAGAAAGTGTTTAGTGAACTTGTGATACGATTGGTGAATAatggattaaatccttttgTGTGAAGGGATTGGATGTAGTTATCGTGTTGATGGTGAACCAAGACAAATTGGCTTGTATTTATTTCCTAGTCTCTAAGTTATTGTTTTAGTTTTCCCTATTTTTACaccaccaattttttttttttgaatagtttttagtgtagtttttgaaacaaaatactATACAACCCCCTcatttcttgtttttttctctctacCATTCGTAGCTGAGCCTAATCTCAAGCCTGAGCACTTTACCATGTTTGAGCAAagatcttattattattattatgattattactaACTATTGCAATGAAGCTATAGGTGAAAATGTTAACAATCCTCCATTGTTTGATGGGGAATAATTTGAATACTGGAAAGATCGACATA contains:
- the LOC140918783 gene encoding uncharacterized protein, giving the protein MWGIDIIGMIEPKASNEHRFILVAIDYFAKLVEATSYANVTKNGIVKFIKRELICRYGLPSKIITDNATNLNNKMMDEVCVTFKIQHHNSSPYRPKMSGAIEAANKNIKKIIQKMAITYKDWHEMFPFSLHGYRTSIRTSTGGTLFSLVYGMEDVLPIEVEIPSLRVSLEAKLEDSEWVQTCFDQLNLIEEKGWRSYAMGNYIIKD
- the LOC140918784 gene encoding uncharacterized protein, with the translated sequence MESRDHHAYYHVMEEETNGKLGYHDIKHYLINREYPPGISENEKRTLIRLTASVFVNENILYKRNHDMVLLKCVDVNEAKEILQDIHGGSYGIHMNGQAMSRKILRAGYYWLTLEKDCF